In Juglans regia cultivar Chandler chromosome 13, Walnut 2.0, whole genome shotgun sequence, the following proteins share a genomic window:
- the LOC108988638 gene encoding disease resistance protein RPV1-like isoform X3, producing MEDDQATSVSLAPAFRHRWDVFLSFIGEETSHPSFTCNLCDSLEKHRVRVFFQDHRQQGGDEISPSLLEAIEDSAASIVIFSPNYASSSRCLRELSKICECRRRLLPVFYRVQPSDVRHQRGPFEEHIRNHEERFGMTTVTKWRTAMKKAGGISGWVFDDSGSDEVQAQLIESLVQRVLSELAITPVDVAAYTVGLDSRIKKLMSGLDLNSKGIRVLGLYGMGGVGKTTLAKALCNKLVAHFDGLSFISKVRENSANDADLVSLQNKLIRDLSSGTSTVYSTPAIKEVLQEKRVLVVLDDVDMISQLGALIGRIEWFHEGSRIIVTTRDREVLPEHLVNEFYEVTELRDAEALELFSYHSQRRKRPTDKFLNLSKQIVSLTGGLPLALEVFGSFLFDKRRVEEWEVALQKLKEIRPRHLQDVLKISFDALDSQEKCIFLDIACLFIKMKMNRKDVIDVLKGCGFTAEKAVGELIAKSLIKVTQENTLWMHDQVRDMGKQIVLEDSPANPGMRSRLWDRDEIMTILKDEKGTGSIEGIVLDFQSKPLVQDKSGDITAWENFKGSPSFTSALTYMEERYKKFLETKAEREREIILCTKSFESMTKLRLLQINYTRMVGKYKYLPAELKWLQWKGCPFKSIPADFSPRELAVLDLSDSKIEQVWGSYSNKVAEKLMVMNFHGCHNLAAIPDLSVHQTLEKLDLEHCHSLTNIHESIGNVSSLLHLNLRYCSNLTEFPAEVSGLKKLENFILSDCSKLKQLPMDIGSMSSLKELLADDTAIAELPESISCLAKLENLSLKGCRFLRRLPNCIGKLSSLKELSLNHSAVEEIPESVGDLLNLEKLGLTGCKSVTSIPDSVGNLISLSELLLNGCAIHKLPDSIGSLSYLKDLLVGNCRFLSELPDSIEGLASMVELQLDKTSIKNLPDQIGALKMLRKLEMSNCKDLISLPKSLGNMLALTTLNIYNANISELPVSIGMLENLVSLRLTKCTQLHELPASIGNLKSLQSLMMAETAVTELPESFGMLSSLKRLEMGKDPRQELARNRIPEELVTATAQEEPNPVRLPASFSNLCSLQELDARAWKLRGRIPDDFEKLSSLQNLNLGHNDFFSLPSSLRGLSLLKELLLPDCKELTSLPPLPSSLVEVNVANCTALETVSDLSNLESLLELNLTNCDKVVDIPGLEGLKSLRRLFMTGCRTCSSAVCLRNLRSLSMPGSKIPDWFSGEVVTFSERKNRAIKGVIIGVVVSVNNQIQDELRDRLPLVAGIRAHITKLNQPIFSTMLELKGIPKVDEDHLYLCRFHDYRPLVTQLKDGYKIQVTQQDPPYIKGVEMKKCGIYLIFEGEDDYEGDEESLRESQLSISEKLAKFFSSLGEEDHVSESVREVESQAQEIDEQEERERKPFWFGFTRLVRGCFCF from the exons atggaagacgACCAAGCCACTTCCGTTTCATTGGCTCCCGCTTTTAGGCACCGGTGGGACGTGTTCCTGAGCTTCATAGGCGAAGAAACGTCCCACCCTAGCTTTACTTGCAACCTCTGCGACTCGCTCGAGAAACACCGCGTCCGAGTCTTCTTCCAAGACCACAGGCAGCAGGGCGGGGACGAGATCTCGCCGTCTCTGCTCGAGGCCATCGAGGACTCGGCTGCTTCCATCGTCATCTTCTCCCCAAACTACGCATCGTCCTCTCGGTGCCTGAGGGAGCTTTCGAAGATATGCGAGTGTAGGAGGCGCCTTCTCCCCGTGTTCTACCGAGTCCAGCCGTCGGACGTACGGCACCAGCGTGGACCGTTCGAAGAACATATTAGAAACCATGAAGAGAGGTTTGGAATGACCACGGTTACTAAGTGGAGAACAGCCATGAAAAAGGCTGGTGGAATCTCTGGTTGGGTTTTCGACGACAG TGGCAGCGATGAGGTGCAAGCGCAGTTGATTGAATCTTTAGTCCAGAGGGTGTTGTCTGAACTGGCCATTACTCCAGTGGATGTTGCTGCATATACAGTTGGACTTGATTCTCGGATTAAAAAACTGATGAGtgggttggatttaaattcCAAAGGCATTCGAGTTCTTGGATTATATGGGATGGGTGGGGTTGGAAAGACAACCCTTGCCAAGGCTCTTTGTAACAAACTTGTTGCCCACTTTGACGGCCTCAGTTTCATTTCCAAAGTTAGAGAAAACTCTGCGAACGATGCTGATTTAGTATCCCTACAGAACAAACTTATCCGCGACCTTTCTTCAGGTACGTCAACTGTATATTCTACCCCTGCAATCAAGGAAGTACTTCAAGAGAAGCGAGTTCTTGTTGTTTTGGATGATGTTGACATGATAAGTCAGCTTGGTGCATTAATTGGGAGAATAGAATGGTTTCATGAAGGAAGTAGAATCATTGTAACCACAAGAGACAGAGAAGTTTTACCTGAACATCTTGTGAATGAGTTTTACGAGGTCACAGAGTTGAGAGACGCTGAAGCCCTAGAGCTTTTTAGCTACCATTCACAAAGGAGAAAAAGACCCACTGACAAATTTTTAAATCTGTCCAAGCAAATCGTGTCCCTTACTGGGGGTCTACCATTGGCTCTTGAAGTATTTGGTTCTTTCTTGTTCGATAAGAGGAGAGTAGAGGAATGGGAAGTTGCTCTACAAAAGTTGAAAGAGATTCGTCCCCGCCATCTTCAGGATGTTTTGAAGATAAGTTTTGATGCGCTAGATTCACAAGAGAAGTGCATATTCCTTGACATTGCATGTTTAttcattaaaatgaaaatgaacaGAAAGGATGTTATTGACGTGTTAAAAGGTTGCGGTTTTACGGCCGAGAAAGCAGTCGGAGAACTCATAGCAAAATCGCTCATCAAGGTCACCCAGGAAAACACTTTGTGGATGCATGATCAAGTTAGAGACATGGGAAAACAAATTGTTCTAGAGGATAGCCCTGCGAATCCTGGCATGCGAAGCAGACTGTGGGATCGTGATGAGATCATGACTATCTTGAAGGATGAGAAG GGAACAGGATCTATAGAAGGGATCGTCCTAGACTTTCAAAGCAAGCCCCTTGTGCAGGATAAAAGCGGTGACATAACTGCTTGGGAAAATTTTAAGGGGTCGCCCAGTTTCACCTCTGCATTGACATACATGGAAGAAAGGTATAAGAAGTTTCTTGAAACTAAagcagaaagagagagggagataatACTATGCACGAAGTCCTTTGAATCTATGACTAAGCTAAGACTTCTGCAAATCAATTATACAAGAATGGTAGGAAAGTATAAATATCTTCCTGCAGAACTGAAGTGGCTACAGTGGAAAGGGTGTCCTTTCAAAAGTATTCCTGCTGATTTTTCTCCACGGGAACTTGCTGTCCTTGACCTCTCAGACAGCAAAATTGAACAAGTGTGGGGCTCGTATAGTAACAAG GTTGCTGAGAAGTTGATGGTCATGAATTTCCACGGTTGCCATAATCTTGCTGCTATTCCTGATTTATCTGTCCATCAAACATTGGAAAAGCTTGATCTTGAGCATTGCCACAGTCTAACTAATATTCATGAATCAATAGGAAATGTGAGTTCATTACTTCATTTAAACCTAAGATATTGTTCGAACCTTACTGAGTTTCCTGCTGAAGTCTCTGGACTgaaaaaattagagaatttCATCCTCTCTGATTGTTCAAAATTGAAACAATTACCAATGGACATAGGCAGCATGAGTTCTCTAAAAGAACTTCTCGCTGATGACACCGCTATAGCAGAGCTGCCTGAATCCATTTCTTGCCTTGCTAAACTTGAAAACCTTAGTCTAAAAGGTTGTCGGTTCTTAAGAAGACTACCCAACTGCATTGGAAAGCTTTCTTCCCTGAAAGAACTCTCACTTAATCATTCTGCAGTAGAAGAAATACCTGAGTCTGTTGGAGATTTATTAAACCTTGAGAAACTAGGTTTAACGGGTTGTAAATCAGTCACTTCAATTCCAGATTCTGTTGGCAATCTCATATCATTGTCAGAACTTCTCCTTAATGGTTGTGCAATCCATAAACTGCCTGATTCCATTGGTTCATTGTCATATTTGAAGGACTTGTTAGTTGGAAACTGTCGGTTTCTGAGTGAATTGCCTGATTCAATTGAAGGACTAGCTTCTATGGTTGAACTTCAATTGGATAagacatcaataaaaaatttgccGGATCAGATAGGTGCCTTGAAAATGCTAAGGAAGCTTGAGATGAGTAACTGCAAAGATCTTATATCTTTACCAAAATCACTTGGAAACATGTTGGCCCTTACTACTTTGAACATATACAATGCCAACATTTCTGAATTGCCAGTATCCATAGGGATGCTGGAAAATCTTGTTTCATTAAGATTGACTAAATGCACCCAGCTCCATGAACTTCCTGCTTCAATAGGAAATTTGAAGTCTTTGCAATCCTTGATGATGGCAGAAACTGCTGTGACAGAACTACCTGAAAGCTTTGGGATGCTCTCAAGTTTAAAGAGATTAGAAATGGGCAAGGACCCTCGTCAGGAGTTAGCTAGAAACAGAATTCCTGAGGAGCTTGTAACTGCAACTGCACAAGAGGAACCTAATCCAGTCAGACTTCCGGCTTCTTTTTCCAATTTATGCTCGCTACAAGAACTGGATGCTCGCGCTTGGAAGCTACGTGGTAGAATCCCTGATGATTTTGAAAAGTTGTCGTCATTGCAGAATTTGAATCTAGGCCACAATGATTTCTTCAGCCTTCCATCGAGCTTAAGGGGCCTCTCGCTACTCAAAGAGCTTTTATTGCCCGACTGCAAAGAGCTCACGTCTCTTCCTCCACTTCCCTCGAGCTTGGTGGAGGTGAATGTAGCGAACTGTACAGCATTAGAAACGGTGTCTGATCTTTCTAACCTGGAAAGCTTGTTGGAGCTGAACCTTACAAACTGTGACAAGGTGGTGGATATTCCGGGCCTTGAAGGCTTGAAGTCCTTGAGAAGGTTGTTCATGACTGGTTGCAGAACATGCTCGTCCGCA GTTTGCTTGAGGAATTTACGCTCTCTGAGTATGCCAGGAAGCAAAATTCCAGATTGGTTTTCTGGAGAGGTGGTTACATTTTCAGAACGCAAGAACCGTGCGATCAAAGGTGTGATAATAGGTGTTGTTGTCTCTGTCAACAATCAAATACAAGATGAGTTAAGAGATCGACTCCCTTTGGTAGCAGGTATACGAGCACATATTACCAAACTGAATCAACCTATATTCAGTACAATGCTGGAGTTAAAGGGAATCCCAAAGGTGGACGAAGATCATCTTTACTTATGTCGTTTTCACGATTATCGCCCTTTAGTAACTCAGTTGAAAGATGGTTATAAGATACAAGTGACCCAGCAAGACCCGCCATACATCAAGGGGGTTGAGATGAAAAAGTGTGggatttatttgatttttgaagGTGAGGATGATTATGAAGGAGATGAGGAATCATTGCGTGAAAGCCAGCTATCCATTTCAGAAAAGCTAGCAAAGTTTTTCAGCTCTCTTGGAGAGGAAGATCACGTCTCTGAATCTGTTCGTGAAGTGGAAAGCCAAGCGCAAGAGATTGATGaacaagaagaaagagaaagaaaacccTTTTGGTTTGGCTTTACGCGGCTTGTTCGAGGatgcttttgtttttaa